In Streptomyces sp. NBC_00414, a single window of DNA contains:
- a CDS encoding ABC transporter permease subunit: protein MASLTYDLTLAGLSVGSAAALTGIGLVVTHRATGVLNFAHGAIAMVCACLLRQFTVEWHWPLALAAPLTLLVVAPAVGVALERFVFRPLSVLGGDPAQTLVASIGVFVLLVGGAVLVWGPGARPDAPTLVPADPWGQLAVTLVLAAGVGAVIRWTRFGRELRAVVDDRPLAALGGVDADRVAAAGWAFGSFTAGLTGVLLAPYVRLDPYGMPLLVMEVVAVAVAARMRSLPVAVVVALGIGVAQSQLTRLHPSGWREPLLQAVGANLFVVALLVAALVLPGIGTRDALPRTATARVATPPGAWIVAVVLFLLPLGFAGSDLHTSVQVPALGVVLLSLVVVTGRGGQISLGQAAYAGLGALFTALLAAGRFPGLPELPELAALLAAVVLVAPLGLLTGWPAIGRHGLALALATFAVGVGVSRFVFAQPYATSGLTLGRPAGFDGDRAYYVLELGLLAGALLAAHALRRGRTGRALAAMRDHEAGASAAGVRVPALKLTAFVAGAALAALGGGMLGMGLRAFDPAAYDPVRGLLWFAAIVVLGADSVLGALLAAALLVGLDAGTRGGVAAAVVGVLAVLVGRFPGGPYEALRPAAERLRLRREPTLTPLGIGVRRRLRAPVRGSGASRGPTATRVTGAGVRGAPDTLRFRTGGHPLVRRPVPPVGSDADGAGAPWPSGTARRTGPGRGTRSGPPPAADTEASGGATGAGGRGGAVLGPAHAEHPPGTTGVPRVPTPVAPSPRRPGTAPRADFVAPGRPVLRARALRVAYDGFTALDGVDLDLPPGRITAVVGPNGAGKSTLFHCLAGTVRPVSGRVALGERDITRLPAHTRTRLGIARTFQQLAVFPTLTVAENVRVGAEQGRVAGPGAVERALRLLGLDGAVRALPAAGLPTGTLRRVELARALAGSPRVLLLDEPAAGLDTGEVTALARVLRALAADGTALLVVEHDLDLVADLADTVHVMTAGRVVAAGPAGHMLEGLGTAVEGLGTAVDG from the coding sequence ATGGCGTCGCTGACGTACGACCTCACGCTCGCCGGTCTCTCCGTGGGCAGCGCCGCCGCGCTCACCGGGATCGGCCTGGTCGTCACCCACCGGGCGACCGGAGTCCTCAACTTCGCGCACGGCGCGATCGCGATGGTCTGCGCCTGTCTGCTGCGCCAGTTCACCGTCGAGTGGCACTGGCCGCTCGCGCTCGCCGCGCCGCTCACGCTGCTCGTGGTGGCTCCGGCGGTCGGGGTGGCGCTGGAACGATTCGTCTTCCGCCCTCTGTCCGTCCTCGGCGGCGACCCCGCGCAGACCCTCGTGGCGTCCATCGGCGTGTTCGTCCTGCTCGTCGGCGGGGCGGTGCTCGTGTGGGGGCCCGGCGCACGCCCGGACGCGCCGACGCTCGTCCCCGCGGACCCCTGGGGGCAGCTTGCGGTGACGCTCGTGCTGGCCGCCGGCGTGGGGGCGGTGATCCGCTGGACCCGCTTCGGCCGGGAACTGCGGGCCGTCGTCGACGACCGTCCGCTCGCCGCGCTGGGAGGCGTCGACGCGGACCGGGTGGCCGCGGCGGGCTGGGCGTTCGGCTCGTTCACCGCGGGCCTGACCGGGGTGCTGCTGGCTCCGTACGTACGCCTGGACCCGTACGGCATGCCCCTGTTGGTGATGGAGGTGGTGGCGGTCGCGGTGGCCGCCCGGATGCGCAGTCTGCCGGTGGCCGTGGTGGTGGCCCTGGGCATCGGCGTCGCCCAGAGCCAGCTGACCCGGCTGCACCCGTCGGGCTGGCGGGAACCGCTCCTCCAGGCGGTGGGCGCGAACCTCTTCGTCGTCGCCCTGCTGGTCGCCGCCCTGGTGCTGCCGGGGATCGGCACCCGCGACGCCCTCCCGCGCACGGCGACGGCCCGGGTGGCGACCCCGCCGGGCGCCTGGATCGTCGCGGTGGTCCTGTTCCTGCTCCCCCTGGGCTTCGCGGGCTCGGACCTGCACACCTCCGTCCAGGTACCGGCGCTGGGCGTCGTCCTCCTGTCCCTGGTCGTCGTCACGGGCCGCGGCGGCCAGATCTCCCTGGGCCAGGCCGCGTACGCGGGTCTCGGCGCCCTCTTCACGGCGCTGCTGGCGGCGGGCCGCTTCCCCGGCCTGCCCGAACTCCCGGAACTGGCCGCGCTCCTGGCCGCCGTGGTCCTGGTGGCCCCGCTCGGCCTGCTGACCGGCTGGCCCGCCATCGGCCGGCACGGTCTGGCCCTCGCCCTCGCGACCTTCGCGGTGGGCGTCGGCGTCAGCCGCTTCGTCTTCGCCCAGCCGTACGCGACCTCGGGCCTGACCCTGGGCCGCCCCGCCGGCTTCGACGGCGACCGCGCCTACTACGTACTCGAACTGGGCCTGCTCGCGGGCGCGTTGCTGGCCGCCCACGCGCTGCGCCGGGGCCGTACGGGCCGGGCGCTGGCCGCGATGCGGGACCACGAGGCGGGCGCCTCGGCGGCGGGCGTCCGCGTCCCGGCGCTCAAGCTGACGGCCTTCGTGGCGGGCGCCGCCCTGGCCGCGCTGGGCGGCGGCATGCTCGGCATGGGCCTGCGCGCCTTCGACCCGGCGGCGTACGACCCGGTCCGCGGGCTGCTGTGGTTCGCCGCGATCGTGGTGCTCGGCGCCGACAGCGTTCTCGGCGCCCTGCTCGCGGCGGCCCTCCTGGTCGGCCTGGACGCGGGCACCCGGGGCGGCGTGGCGGCGGCGGTCGTCGGAGTCCTCGCGGTTCTCGTGGGCCGCTTCCCCGGCGGCCCGTACGAGGCCCTGCGGCCCGCCGCCGAACGCCTGCGGCTGCGCCGGGAGCCGACGCTGACTCCGTTGGGGATCGGTGTGCGCCGACGGCTGCGGGCGCCGGTCCGGGGTTCCGGTGCGTCCCGGGGACCGACGGCGACGAGGGTGACCGGGGCGGGGGTGCGCGGCGCCCCCGACACACTGCGCTTCCGCACCGGCGGGCACCCGCTGGTGCGGCGACCGGTGCCACCGGTCGGGTCCGACGCAGACGGGGCCGGTGCGCCATGGCCGTCCGGCACGGCGCGGCGGACCGGGCCCGGCCGGGGCACGCGCTCCGGGCCGCCACCCGCGGCGGACACGGAAGCCTCCGGTGGCGCCACCGGCGCGGGCGGACGCGGCGGTGCCGTGCTCGGCCCGGCTCACGCCGAACACCCCCCGGGGACCACGGGCGTGCCGCGCGTCCCGACTCCGGTGGCACCGTCGCCGCGCCGCCCCGGAACCGCTCCCCGGGCCGACTTCGTGGCGCCCGGCCGCCCCGTCCTGCGCGCCCGCGCCCTGCGCGTCGCCTACGACGGGTTCACCGCTCTGGACGGTGTCGACCTCGATCTCCCGCCCGGCCGGATCACCGCGGTCGTCGGCCCCAACGGCGCCGGGAAGAGCACACTGTTCCACTGTCTCGCCGGAACCGTGCGGCCGGTGTCGGGCAGGGTCGCGCTCGGGGAACGGGACATCACCCGGCTGCCCGCCCACACCCGGACGCGGCTCGGCATCGCCCGCACGTTCCAGCAGTTGGCCGTCTTCCCGACCCTGACCGTGGCCGAGAACGTACGCGTGGGCGCCGAGCAGGGGCGTGTCGCGGGCCCTGGAGCGGTCGAGCGGGCCCTGCGGCTGCTCGGCCTCGACGGGGCCGTACGGGCGCTGCCGGCGGCGGGCCTGCCCACCGGGACCCTGCGGCGGGTGGAGCTCGCCCGGGCCCTCGCGGGAAGCCCACGGGTCCTGCTGCTGGACGAGCCCGCGGCCGGGCTCGACACGGGCGAGGTGACGGCGCTGGCCCGCGTGCTGCGGGCCCTCGCCGCCGACGGAACGGCCCTGCTCGTCGTCGAGCACGACCTCGACCTGGTGGCCGACCTCGCCGACACCGTGCACGTCATGACCGCGGGCCGCGTCGTCGCCGCGGGCCCCGCCGGCCACATGCTCGAAGGACTCGGCACGGCGGTCGAGGGGCTCGGCACGGCGGTAGACGGATGA